The following proteins come from a genomic window of Tepidiforma thermophila:
- a CDS encoding CaiB/BaiF CoA transferase family protein has protein sequence MFPNVPHTGLPLSGLVVLDCTIWQQGTYATAMLADFGADVIKIEGPDSPDPGRGLSEAYFESHNRNKRGIVVDLKHPLGRETVLRLAEQADVFVQNLRQGVMDRLGLGYEAVRARNPGIIYATASGYGSKGPHARWPAMDILGQARGGTMTVQGPPDQPPVFSFGGMADQVGAISLSYGILLALIHRARTGEGQHVEASLLGGQVMLQSFNITGTLFTGQVPPRRSREDAAPLWNVYQCKDGGWIALSMAQLSRWWAPFCEAIGRPDLRDDPRFCALPAHMDHRRELIAELDRIFAAKDQWEWVEELCGQGLPVAPVQDYAQVIRDPQVVANDYIVEYEHRSGERRKIVGPAVQLGATPGRIARGAPEFDEHTEQVLLEFGFSWDDIQELRGQGVIGAR, from the coding sequence ATGTTCCCCAACGTACCCCATACCGGGCTCCCGCTGTCGGGGCTCGTGGTCCTTGATTGCACGATTTGGCAGCAGGGCACATATGCGACGGCGATGCTGGCAGATTTTGGGGCAGATGTCATCAAGATTGAGGGCCCGGACTCGCCCGACCCCGGCCGCGGCCTGAGCGAGGCGTACTTCGAAAGCCATAACCGGAACAAACGCGGGATAGTCGTCGACCTGAAGCACCCGCTGGGCCGCGAAACCGTGCTGCGCCTTGCTGAGCAGGCAGACGTCTTTGTGCAGAACCTCCGGCAGGGGGTGATGGACCGTCTTGGCCTTGGGTACGAGGCGGTGCGGGCGCGCAACCCCGGGATTATCTACGCCACAGCTTCCGGCTATGGTTCGAAGGGTCCCCACGCCCGGTGGCCTGCGATGGATATTCTCGGGCAGGCGCGCGGCGGCACGATGACGGTGCAGGGCCCGCCCGATCAGCCGCCGGTTTTTTCGTTCGGGGGAATGGCCGACCAGGTCGGCGCGATTTCGCTCAGCTACGGGATCCTGCTGGCCCTCATCCACCGGGCGCGCACGGGTGAAGGCCAGCACGTCGAGGCATCGCTCCTCGGCGGCCAGGTGATGCTCCAGTCGTTCAATATCACCGGCACACTCTTTACCGGGCAGGTCCCGCCCCGCCGCTCGCGGGAAGACGCCGCGCCGCTCTGGAATGTCTACCAGTGCAAGGACGGGGGCTGGATTGCGCTGAGCATGGCCCAGCTCAGCCGCTGGTGGGCACCGTTCTGCGAGGCGATCGGGCGGCCCGACCTGCGCGATGACCCGCGATTTTGCGCGCTGCCGGCGCACATGGACCACCGCCGCGAGCTGATCGCCGAGCTGGACCGCATCTTCGCTGCGAAGGACCAGTGGGAGTGGGTCGAGGAGCTGTGCGGCCAGGGCCTGCCCGTCGCCCCAGTCCAGGACTACGCCCAGGTCATCCGCGACCCCCAGGTCGTGGCCAACGACTACATCGTCGAGTACGAGCACCGCTCCGGAGAGCGGCGAAAGATCGTGGGACCGGCGGTGCAGCTCGGGGCGACGCCGGGGCGGATTGCGCGGGGGGCGCCGGAGTTTGACGAGCACACCGAGCAGGTGCTGCTGGAGTTCGGATTCAGCTGGGACGACATCCAGGAGCTCCGCGGCCAGGGCGTGATTGGGGCTCGCTAA
- a CDS encoding metal-sensitive transcriptional regulator, with translation MTPETRRQALRRIKIIAGQVAALEKQIEDDRYCMDILDLSLSIQRALRSLDALVLDGHLKTHVVEMIRSGEEEKAIAELQRLYRTQGPSEP, from the coding sequence ATGACACCGGAAACTCGCCGCCAGGCGCTCCGACGGATCAAGATCATCGCCGGCCAGGTCGCGGCCCTCGAGAAGCAGATCGAGGACGACCGCTACTGCATGGACATTCTCGACCTGTCACTCTCGATACAGCGCGCCCTTCGCAGCCTGGACGCCCTCGTCCTCGACGGGCATCTGAAAACCCACGTCGTTGAGATGATCCGCAGCGGTGAAGAGGAGAAGGCCATCGCTGAACTTCAGCGCCTGTACCGCACGCAGGGCCCAAGCGAACCCTAA
- a CDS encoding CopZ family metallochaperone yields MAQTIELNITGMTCDHCVNAVTAALKGVPGVQEAVVSLAEKAARITGENLDPAKLIEAVKEEGYEAALP; encoded by the coding sequence ATGGCACAGACGATTGAACTCAACATCACCGGAATGACCTGCGACCACTGCGTCAATGCGGTCACCGCGGCTCTCAAAGGAGTGCCGGGCGTTCAGGAGGCTGTGGTTAGCCTCGCCGAGAAGGCGGCCCGCATCACGGGCGAGAATCTCGACCCCGCGAAGCTCATCGAAGCGGTGAAGGAAGAGGGATACGAGGCCGCTCTACCCTGA
- a CDS encoding heavy metal translocating P-type ATPase translates to MAASSEEKAVTLSVTGMTCASCVRRVERALSRVEGVETASVNFAAETARVTLGAPVPVEALIQAVEKAGYHARPLTDRERPNPAEQARGTLIQLIAASVFAVPAVILAMAMDIAGLHLFGEPNLHAWVVLALATPVQFGLGWRFYRGAWASLRQGNPNMDVLVALGTSVAYGYSAWVVVSGRHDTHMYFDVSAAVLLFISMGKYFEETSKGAASQAIRALLAQAPETATVLRDGAEMEVPLDAVQVGDRLLVRPGQRIPVDGVVVDGFSAVDESMLTGESVPVERKPGDRVIGGTINQHGAITIEATAVGADAALQRLVRLVEEAQGSKAPVQRLVDQVAAVFVPVVILLAAITFFGWGLFAGDWQQGMTAAVAVLVVACPCALGLATPTAIMVGTGLGASRGILIRNAAVLERTRKLDVVVLDKTGTLTEGRPQVSDVVPLGEMNQDDLLRLAAAAESPSEHPLSRAVVDAAIEAGLEVPPATRFEALTARGVQAMVDGRLVQVGSPAMFAELGYKIGPLEPRIGELEAAGRTVAVVAVDGTVVGLLGLFDEVKPNARRAVEALRRLGLRVVMLTGDNARAAAAVAARVGITEYRAGVRPEEKLAFVRELQAQGLTVAMAGDGINDAPALAQADVGIALSTGTDVAIETGDITLLHGDVAKIAEAIALSRETLTTIRQNLVWAFGYNVVALPVAALGLLNPVFAGAAMALSSVSVMANSLRLRTKGRALARAAGNPYTAPVENVLQANRGPAIAMALAFVLLVVPLLVFTGIDRGWFGNEGGAADHTGPHG, encoded by the coding sequence ATGGCCGCTTCCAGTGAAGAAAAGGCGGTGACGCTCAGCGTGACCGGAATGACCTGCGCCTCGTGCGTCCGGCGGGTGGAGCGCGCGCTCAGCAGGGTGGAGGGTGTCGAAACCGCCTCCGTGAACTTCGCGGCCGAGACGGCGCGCGTGACGCTCGGTGCGCCCGTGCCGGTCGAGGCGCTCATCCAGGCCGTCGAAAAGGCAGGCTACCACGCGCGGCCGCTCACAGACCGGGAGCGGCCGAACCCGGCCGAGCAGGCGCGGGGGACGCTCATCCAGCTCATCGCCGCGTCGGTCTTCGCTGTGCCCGCAGTCATTCTCGCCATGGCGATGGATATTGCCGGGCTTCACCTCTTCGGCGAGCCGAACCTGCATGCCTGGGTCGTCCTGGCCCTGGCAACGCCGGTCCAGTTCGGCCTGGGCTGGCGGTTTTACCGGGGCGCCTGGGCGAGTCTCCGGCAGGGTAACCCCAATATGGACGTCCTCGTCGCGCTGGGGACCAGCGTGGCATACGGCTACAGCGCCTGGGTTGTCGTCAGCGGCCGTCACGACACCCACATGTACTTCGACGTGAGCGCCGCGGTGCTGCTGTTCATCTCGATGGGCAAGTACTTCGAAGAGACATCGAAAGGCGCCGCATCGCAGGCCATCCGCGCGCTCCTCGCGCAGGCGCCGGAGACTGCAACCGTGCTCCGCGACGGTGCCGAAATGGAGGTGCCGCTCGATGCGGTACAGGTCGGCGACCGGCTGCTCGTGCGTCCCGGCCAGCGCATCCCGGTCGACGGCGTTGTGGTGGACGGATTTTCGGCGGTCGATGAGTCGATGCTCACGGGGGAGTCGGTGCCCGTCGAGCGGAAGCCGGGCGACCGGGTGATTGGCGGAACCATCAACCAGCACGGCGCCATCACGATTGAGGCAACGGCCGTGGGCGCAGATGCCGCCCTGCAGCGGCTCGTTCGGCTCGTCGAGGAGGCGCAGGGCTCTAAGGCGCCGGTTCAGCGCCTGGTTGACCAGGTTGCAGCGGTCTTCGTCCCGGTCGTCATCCTGCTCGCCGCCATCACGTTTTTCGGCTGGGGGCTCTTCGCCGGTGACTGGCAGCAGGGAATGACCGCCGCGGTGGCCGTGCTGGTGGTCGCCTGCCCGTGCGCGCTTGGACTCGCGACACCGACGGCAATCATGGTCGGCACCGGACTCGGCGCGTCGCGCGGGATCCTCATCCGAAACGCGGCCGTCCTCGAGCGGACACGCAAGCTCGATGTCGTGGTTCTCGACAAAACCGGCACCCTGACCGAGGGCCGCCCGCAGGTCAGCGACGTTGTGCCTCTTGGTGAGATGAACCAGGACGACCTGCTCCGCCTGGCGGCCGCGGCTGAATCGCCGAGCGAGCACCCGCTCAGCCGGGCAGTTGTTGATGCCGCCATTGAGGCCGGCCTGGAGGTTCCGCCCGCCACCCGGTTCGAGGCGCTGACCGCCCGGGGTGTGCAGGCGATGGTCGATGGCCGCCTCGTCCAGGTGGGAAGCCCGGCCATGTTCGCGGAGCTTGGGTACAAGATAGGGCCGCTGGAGCCCCGTATCGGGGAGCTGGAGGCTGCGGGCCGGACGGTGGCGGTGGTCGCCGTCGACGGGACGGTCGTCGGCCTGCTCGGGCTCTTCGACGAAGTGAAGCCGAATGCCAGGCGGGCGGTCGAAGCGCTGCGCCGGCTCGGGCTCCGGGTCGTCATGCTGACCGGCGACAATGCCCGGGCCGCAGCTGCGGTGGCCGCCCGCGTGGGGATCACGGAGTACCGGGCCGGTGTCCGCCCTGAGGAGAAGCTCGCGTTCGTGCGCGAGCTGCAGGCGCAGGGCCTCACGGTGGCGATGGCGGGCGACGGCATCAACGATGCGCCGGCGCTGGCCCAGGCGGATGTCGGCATTGCGCTGAGCACCGGGACCGATGTCGCTATTGAGACCGGCGACATCACCCTGCTCCACGGTGATGTGGCGAAGATCGCCGAGGCGATAGCGCTCTCGCGGGAGACGCTCACCACCATCCGCCAGAACCTCGTTTGGGCGTTCGGGTACAACGTGGTGGCGCTGCCGGTCGCGGCCCTCGGGCTCCTCAACCCGGTCTTCGCCGGGGCGGCCATGGCGCTCAGCTCGGTGAGCGTCATGGCGAACAGCCTCAGGCTCCGAACGAAGGGCCGTGCGCTCGCCAGAGCGGCCGGCAACCCGTACACGGCGCCAGTTGAAAACGTGCTCCAGGCCAACCGCGGGCCTGCCATCGCCATGGCGCTCGCGTTTGTCCTGCTCGTCGTGCCGCTGCTCGTGTTCACCGGGATCGACCGGGGCTGGTTCGGCAACGAGGGCGGAGCGGCTGACCACACCGGGCCGCACGGCTGA
- the ispG gene encoding (E)-4-hydroxy-3-methylbut-2-enyl-diphosphate synthase, which yields MKRAATRPVPVGSVIIGGGNPIVVQSMCATRTTDIEATAAQVRMLHEAGAGVVRVAVDSAKDVAALVEIRARVPEANLSVDLQENYRLVTQVAPLVNKVRYNPGHLHHHEKQKSVRDKVAFIAETADRHGIALRVGVNCGSVDPEMAAKFDGADPPELDGVTAMVESALQHCAILDDLGFDRYVVSLKDSDPRKVIEANTRFAAIRPEVPLHLGVTEAGMLPDGAIKTRIAFEQLLSRGIGDTIRVSLTLPFAEKWREIEVGRQIIADVEAGRFRSVPKFLDGGLNIISCPSCSRVENEAFVDLAFKVKEMTAYAKEYDITIAVMGCRVNGPGETDDADLGLWCAPTFVNLKRGEVELGAFPYDTVLDRLKEELDRLIAEKQAAATARER from the coding sequence ATGAAGCGCGCAGCTACCCGGCCTGTCCCGGTCGGTTCAGTCATCATCGGGGGTGGCAACCCCATCGTCGTCCAGTCCATGTGCGCCACGCGCACCACAGATATCGAGGCGACAGCCGCACAGGTGCGGATGCTCCATGAAGCCGGCGCGGGCGTCGTGCGTGTCGCGGTTGATAGCGCGAAGGACGTGGCCGCGCTGGTGGAGATCCGGGCGCGGGTACCGGAGGCGAATCTCTCGGTTGACCTGCAGGAAAACTACCGCCTGGTCACGCAGGTTGCTCCGCTCGTGAACAAGGTCCGCTACAACCCCGGACACCTGCACCATCACGAAAAGCAGAAGTCCGTCCGCGACAAGGTCGCGTTCATCGCGGAGACGGCGGACCGCCACGGGATTGCCCTTCGCGTCGGCGTGAACTGCGGTTCGGTCGACCCGGAGATGGCCGCGAAGTTTGACGGCGCCGACCCGCCAGAACTCGACGGGGTCACCGCGATGGTCGAGAGCGCGCTCCAGCACTGCGCGATCCTGGACGATCTCGGATTCGACCGGTACGTCGTGTCCCTCAAGGACTCCGACCCGAGGAAGGTCATCGAGGCGAACACCCGGTTTGCCGCGATCCGTCCGGAGGTGCCGCTCCACCTCGGCGTGACCGAGGCCGGCATGCTTCCTGACGGCGCGATCAAGACGCGCATCGCCTTCGAACAGCTCCTGTCGCGGGGTATCGGGGATACGATCCGCGTCTCCCTGACCCTGCCCTTCGCCGAGAAGTGGCGCGAAATTGAAGTGGGCAGGCAGATCATCGCTGACGTGGAGGCTGGCAGGTTCCGCTCCGTGCCGAAATTCCTCGATGGCGGGCTCAACATCATCAGCTGCCCGAGCTGCAGCCGGGTCGAGAACGAGGCGTTCGTGGACCTTGCCTTCAAGGTCAAGGAGATGACCGCCTACGCGAAAGAATACGACATAACGATTGCGGTCATGGGTTGCCGGGTCAACGGGCCGGGCGAGACCGATGATGCTGACCTGGGTCTCTGGTGTGCCCCGACGTTCGTCAACCTCAAACGTGGCGAGGTCGAGCTGGGCGCCTTCCCGTACGATACGGTCCTCGACCGGCTGAAAGAGGAACTCGACCGGCTCATCGCAGAAAAGCAAGCAGCCGCGACGGCACGGGAGCGCTGA
- the smpB gene encoding SsrA-binding protein SmpB, with protein sequence MSDATIAQNRRARHDYEILARFEAGIVLTGSEIKSVREHKVQLQGSYARVKDGEVWLVGAHIAPYRNAGYAAHDPTRDRKLLLHKQEIRRIARMVEEKGLTLVPLSMYFKRGKAKVELGVGRGLKRYDKREALKQRDQQRALQEALHRRR encoded by the coding sequence ATGTCCGACGCAACCATCGCCCAGAACCGCCGCGCCAGGCACGACTACGAAATCCTCGCCCGCTTCGAGGCCGGTATCGTCCTGACCGGGAGCGAGATCAAGTCAGTGCGGGAGCACAAGGTCCAGCTGCAGGGGTCCTATGCCAGGGTCAAGGACGGCGAGGTCTGGCTGGTAGGTGCCCACATCGCACCCTACCGGAACGCGGGGTACGCGGCCCACGACCCGACCCGCGACCGCAAACTCCTCCTCCACAAGCAGGAGATTCGGCGCATCGCCCGGATGGTCGAGGAGAAGGGCCTCACGCTGGTCCCGCTCTCGATGTACTTCAAGCGCGGCAAGGCGAAAGTCGAGCTGGGTGTGGGCCGCGGCCTGAAGCGGTACGACAAGCGGGAAGCGCTGAAGCAGCGCGACCAGCAGCGCGCGCTCCAGGAGGCGCTGCACCGGCGGCGGTAG
- a CDS encoding S41 family peptidase, with translation MDIPRESSRPGGGEQVARAAVAVFLLLSMLTLAFGLGYAVHDLTTDTPASRPAAEQAGAGGDDAIGAAIIDEIVELLKTRYVDKSAIDPETLREAAIDGIIRSLNDSHTEYLTPAEMAAGALNLSSSYDGIGATVSDRGGVITIVAPFRDSPAEKAGIRAGDIILEVDGVSTEGWTQTQAVQVIRGPSGTQVTLKVKHTDGTIETITITRGNIPLESVFLEPNLEVIPGESGSKLVDRNGNEVTDIAYVAITQFHDRTLNELRTKLKDVEAKGYKGLIVDLRGNPGGLLQATVDVADEFLDSGIILSEVDADGKIESWNARRGGILTRIPIVILQDQGSASGAEVLAAALRDNGRARIVGTRSFGKGTVNQLQELKSCGDPKGCGALYISVGRWLTPKGDQIEGLGVKPDIEVPMSYDDYVDRGDIQLFKAIDLLRGN, from the coding sequence ATGGATATCCCCCGCGAATCCTCCCGTCCGGGCGGCGGCGAACAGGTTGCCCGTGCGGCCGTTGCGGTATTCCTCCTCCTCAGCATGCTCACCCTCGCCTTCGGCCTTGGGTATGCAGTCCATGACCTGACAACCGATACTCCCGCCAGCCGGCCAGCGGCGGAGCAGGCCGGCGCCGGCGGGGACGATGCCATTGGCGCCGCCATCATCGACGAGATCGTCGAGCTGCTGAAGACACGTTATGTCGATAAATCGGCCATCGACCCCGAGACCCTGCGCGAGGCCGCCATCGACGGGATCATTCGTTCGCTCAACGATTCTCACACGGAGTACCTCACGCCTGCAGAAATGGCCGCCGGCGCGCTCAATCTTTCGTCCAGCTACGACGGGATCGGCGCGACCGTCTCCGACCGTGGCGGGGTGATAACCATCGTTGCTCCCTTCCGCGACTCGCCGGCGGAGAAGGCGGGAATCCGCGCCGGGGACATCATCCTCGAGGTCGATGGCGTTTCCACGGAAGGCTGGACCCAGACGCAGGCGGTCCAGGTCATTCGCGGGCCGTCGGGCACCCAGGTGACGCTGAAGGTGAAGCACACCGACGGCACGATTGAGACCATCACGATCACCCGGGGCAATATCCCGCTTGAGAGCGTGTTCCTCGAGCCGAACCTCGAAGTCATCCCCGGCGAGAGCGGTTCGAAGCTCGTCGATCGCAATGGCAACGAGGTCACCGACATCGCCTACGTTGCCATCACGCAGTTCCATGACCGCACCCTCAATGAACTCCGCACCAAGCTGAAGGACGTCGAAGCCAAAGGGTACAAAGGTCTTATCGTCGACCTGCGCGGGAACCCCGGTGGTCTCCTCCAGGCGACGGTCGACGTTGCCGACGAGTTCCTCGATAGCGGCATAATCCTCTCGGAAGTCGACGCCGACGGAAAGATAGAAAGCTGGAACGCCCGTCGCGGCGGCATCCTCACCAGGATCCCGATCGTCATCCTCCAGGATCAGGGCAGTGCATCCGGTGCAGAAGTGCTGGCCGCAGCCCTGCGTGATAACGGCCGCGCAAGAATCGTCGGCACCCGCAGCTTCGGCAAGGGCACGGTCAACCAGCTGCAGGAGCTCAAGAGCTGCGGCGACCCGAAGGGCTGCGGCGCGCTATACATCTCGGTGGGCCGCTGGCTGACACCCAAGGGCGACCAGATTGAAGGGCTCGGCGTCAAACCGGACATCGAGGTCCCTATGAGTTATGACGACTACGTCGACCGGGGCGATATCCAGCTCTTCAAAGCCATTGACCTCCTGCGCGGGAACTGA
- a CDS encoding FliA/WhiG family RNA polymerase sigma factor: MQWPSVHQEPEPGGDAQPNRLSLEEQQRLVMQYAPLVRRVARTLPLEIPGLLEFEDAVGYGTCGLVEAVRRYDPSKGTNFHAYAVQRIRGAMIDAFRRMDRLSRTMRQKARDVQRAQSELEMLLGRTPTEAETAEHMGVSVEQYREASSNARWVTVSLDRMLERDDDGDSFPAAEMPTAEEDLDFTRSFEEKELYEELAKSVAALPERERLVISLYYVERLTMRDIAAVLQVSETRVSQLHAQAVKRLRRALLREAA; the protein is encoded by the coding sequence ATGCAATGGCCGTCAGTTCACCAGGAACCTGAACCGGGCGGGGACGCCCAGCCGAACCGCCTGTCACTCGAGGAGCAGCAGCGCCTCGTCATGCAGTATGCGCCGCTGGTGCGCCGCGTCGCCCGGACGCTTCCGCTGGAAATCCCGGGCCTCCTCGAGTTCGAAGATGCCGTGGGTTACGGGACGTGCGGCCTCGTCGAGGCCGTGCGCCGGTACGATCCGTCGAAGGGGACGAACTTCCACGCCTACGCCGTCCAGCGAATTCGCGGCGCGATGATCGACGCTTTCCGGCGCATGGACCGTCTCAGCCGGACGATGCGCCAGAAGGCTCGCGACGTCCAGCGTGCCCAGTCTGAACTGGAGATGCTGCTCGGGCGCACCCCGACAGAAGCAGAGACGGCTGAGCATATGGGCGTCTCGGTGGAGCAGTATCGCGAGGCGTCGTCGAATGCCCGTTGGGTCACCGTTTCCCTCGACCGGATGCTGGAGCGGGACGACGACGGCGACTCCTTCCCTGCGGCCGAAATGCCGACCGCAGAGGAGGACCTGGACTTCACCCGCTCCTTCGAAGAGAAAGAGCTGTATGAGGAGCTCGCGAAGTCCGTGGCGGCCCTCCCGGAGCGGGAGCGACTGGTCATCAGCCTTTATTATGTTGAGCGCCTGACGATGCGGGACATCGCCGCGGTGCTGCAGGTGTCGGAGACACGCGTGAGTCAGCTCCACGCACAGGCGGTCAAGCGGCTGCGGAGAGCGCTGCTCCGGGAAGCAGCCTGA
- a CDS encoding winged helix-turn-helix transcriptional regulator: MADRFNDGFRSQVAFVTHTRDYRSADVLPSLARHGFTTTERPHDRETERLLAQFDPDLVVLAIDPRHDEDIALVRQVTRACKAQIIVVAPGPHPHGLSLALEAGADVCLRDTDGPEMFHAQLGAMMRRKVAAQVEPEEDGPSTISVRDLVLDFDRCQAVRNGETIPLTPTEFKILAYLAKNAGKVVSPVEILRAVQDYTYSEREAQEIVKVYIRRIRRKVEHDPAEPSYIVNVRGFGYMLERRSNRRDVARATEAA, from the coding sequence ATGGCGGACCGCTTCAACGACGGCTTCCGGAGCCAGGTCGCGTTTGTGACTCACACGCGCGACTACCGCTCCGCGGACGTGCTCCCGTCGCTTGCACGCCACGGGTTTACGACAACGGAACGTCCGCACGACCGCGAGACCGAACGGCTGCTCGCGCAGTTTGACCCGGATCTCGTGGTGCTGGCCATCGACCCGCGGCACGACGAAGACATCGCGCTGGTGCGCCAAGTTACCCGGGCATGCAAGGCGCAGATCATCGTCGTCGCACCGGGGCCGCACCCGCACGGGCTCAGCCTCGCGCTTGAGGCCGGCGCTGATGTCTGCCTGCGGGACACCGATGGGCCTGAGATGTTCCACGCACAGCTGGGCGCCATGATGCGCCGGAAGGTGGCGGCACAGGTTGAGCCCGAAGAGGACGGCCCCAGCACCATCTCCGTCCGCGACCTGGTGCTTGACTTTGACCGGTGCCAGGCCGTGCGTAACGGCGAGACCATCCCGCTCACCCCGACGGAATTCAAGATTCTCGCGTACCTCGCGAAGAATGCGGGGAAGGTGGTCAGCCCGGTCGAAATCCTCCGCGCGGTGCAGGACTACACGTACTCGGAGCGGGAGGCACAGGAGATTGTGAAGGTCTACATCCGCCGGATCCGCAGGAAGGTCGAGCACGACCCAGCCGAGCCGAGCTATATCGTGAACGTCCGCGGATTCGGCTACATGCTCGAGCGGCGCAGCAACCGGCGTGACGTGGCGCGGGCCACGGAGGCCGCCTGA
- a CDS encoding class I fructose-bisphosphate aldolase, producing MVLAERPTRELSLSDIADILGDEAQDLLEHRCEGIPASSLHLPGPDFVTRVWAQSDRSPQVLRNLQAILDHGRLGGTGYVSILPVDQGIEHSGGASFAKNPAYFDPENIVLLAIEGGCNAVASTFGVLGAVARKYAHRIPFIVKINHNELLTYPNKYDQVMFGTIKEAWNLGAAAVGATIYFGSEESSRQIVEVAEAFAYAHELGMATVLWCYLRNPGFKVDGVNHETSADLTGQANHIGVTIQADIVKQKLPEQNGGYRALNQKGSYGKFDERMYTKLTTDHPIDLTRYQVANGYMGRVGLINSGGASSGESDLKEAVKTAVINKRAGGMGLISGRKAFQRPMNEGVALLNAIQDVYRCEGVTIA from the coding sequence ATGGTTCTCGCAGAACGCCCGACCCGCGAACTCTCCCTTTCCGACATCGCCGACATTCTTGGGGACGAAGCGCAGGACCTGCTTGAGCACCGCTGCGAAGGCATCCCTGCCTCCTCGCTCCACCTGCCCGGCCCGGACTTTGTGACCCGCGTTTGGGCCCAGTCCGACCGGTCGCCGCAGGTGCTACGCAACCTCCAGGCGATCCTGGACCACGGCCGACTTGGCGGCACCGGCTATGTCTCGATCCTGCCAGTCGACCAGGGCATCGAGCATTCGGGCGGCGCCTCCTTCGCCAAGAATCCCGCCTACTTCGACCCCGAGAACATCGTGCTCCTTGCCATCGAAGGCGGCTGCAACGCGGTGGCGTCCACCTTTGGGGTCCTTGGCGCGGTGGCCCGGAAGTACGCCCACCGCATCCCCTTCATCGTCAAAATCAACCACAACGAGCTGCTCACCTACCCGAACAAGTACGACCAGGTCATGTTCGGGACCATCAAAGAGGCGTGGAACCTCGGCGCCGCCGCAGTCGGCGCGACGATCTACTTCGGCTCAGAGGAGAGCTCGCGCCAAATTGTTGAGGTGGCCGAAGCATTCGCCTATGCGCATGAGCTCGGGATGGCGACCGTCCTCTGGTGCTACCTGCGAAACCCTGGCTTCAAAGTCGACGGCGTCAACCATGAGACGTCCGCCGACCTCACCGGTCAGGCGAACCATATCGGCGTCACTATCCAGGCCGACATCGTCAAGCAGAAGCTGCCCGAGCAGAACGGCGGGTACAGGGCGCTCAACCAAAAGGGCAGCTACGGCAAGTTCGATGAGCGCATGTACACGAAGCTCACCACCGATCACCCAATCGACCTCACCCGCTACCAGGTCGCCAACGGGTACATGGGCCGGGTCGGCCTGATCAACTCCGGTGGCGCCAGTTCCGGCGAGAGCGACCTGAAGGAGGCGGTCAAGACCGCGGTCATCAATAAGCGCGCCGGGGGTATGGGCCTCATAAGTGGCCGGAAGGCGTTCCAGCGGCCGATGAACGAGGGCGTTGCGCTGTTGAACGCCATCCAGGACGTCTACCGCTGCGAGGGCGTCACCATCGCCTGA
- a CDS encoding response regulator transcription factor, whose product MRVLVVEDEEAIAGAIERGLIKQGYEVDVARDGAEALEMAATTNYDVICLDLNLPRVDGIEVCRRLREDRFAGGIIMLTARSSIRERIEGLDQGADDYLVKPFAFSELAARIRAITRRDGSMREPIIETRGLQLDPNTNRCRREGKEIHLTPKEFALLYYLARNEGRAVPQEELLEKIWDEHANPFTQTVKVHMNNLRRKLNDGFEEQLIETIRGKGYVL is encoded by the coding sequence ATGCGCGTGCTGGTCGTCGAAGACGAGGAGGCAATCGCGGGCGCCATTGAACGCGGCCTCATTAAGCAGGGGTACGAGGTGGATGTAGCCCGGGACGGCGCCGAGGCGCTCGAGATGGCCGCCACGACGAACTACGACGTGATCTGCCTCGACCTTAATCTGCCACGGGTCGACGGCATCGAAGTATGCCGAAGGCTCCGCGAGGACCGATTCGCGGGCGGCATTATTATGTTAACTGCCCGCAGCTCAATCCGGGAACGGATCGAGGGTCTGGACCAGGGCGCTGACGACTACCTGGTCAAACCGTTCGCGTTCAGCGAGTTGGCTGCCCGGATCCGGGCGATCACCCGCCGGGACGGTTCCATGCGTGAGCCGATCATCGAAACCCGAGGCCTTCAGCTCGACCCCAACACGAACCGTTGCCGACGCGAGGGGAAGGAAATTCACCTCACGCCGAAGGAGTTCGCCCTCCTTTACTACCTCGCCCGGAACGAGGGGCGGGCCGTGCCCCAGGAAGAGCTCCTCGAGAAGATCTGGGACGAGCACGCCAACCCCTTCACCCAGACGGTGAAGGTGCACATGAACAATCTTCGACGGAAACTGAATGATGGGTTTGAGGAGCAGCTGATCGAAACGATCCGCGGAAAGGGTTACGTGCTCTAG